Proteins encoded in a region of the Misgurnus anguillicaudatus chromosome 9, ASM2758022v2, whole genome shotgun sequence genome:
- the gig2e gene encoding grass carp reovirus (GCRV)-induced gene 2e — MWAEDDLVAGASICLQSLIEPTQGTVYTMYHGTSIEAAENICREGFRQSPSGMFGRGVSLSRDLEKASRYPLGLDDNKKVVIKVKVNVGKVIKITRNGHPWQKTWHDHGYDTAWCPPNCGMVPSGLEEDCVWDPKRITIIDVIPSCLLYSKEPQKDRVYRMFHGTSREAAARIKREGFRQSADGMLGRGVYLSRDLEKASKYPLDLPPHQKVVLRVKVNVGKVIAINYQGHPLQKTWHDHGYDTAWCPPNCGMVKSNREEDCVWDPKRITVIDVMKVTKDDLGPSAAPCLQSLTEPSEDGVYTMYHGTSREAAAGILREGFRQSSKGMLGPGVYLSRDLKKASRYPLGKDIPAHEKVIIRVRVRVGKVKRIDSQTHPMRTTWHKNGYDTAWCPPNCGMVPSGLEEDCVWDPKRITVIDAIYPK, encoded by the exons ATGTGGGCTGAAGATGATTTGGTGGCAGGTGCTTCAATATGCCTCCAAAGCCTCATTGAACCCACTCAAGGTACAGTCTACACAATGTACCATGGCACATCTATAGAGGCTGCTGAAAATATATGCAGAGAGGGCTTTCGTCAGTCTCCCAGTGGCATGTTCGGGCGCGGTGTCTCCCTTAGTCGAGATCTAGAAAAGGCCTCCAGATACCCGCTGGGTTTAGATGATAATAAGAAGGTGGTTATTAAAGTCAAGGTCAATGTTGGTAAAGTAATAAAGATTACTAGAAATGGTCATCCATGGCAGAAGACCTGGCATGATCATGGGTATGACACTGCCTGGTGCCCTCCAAACTGTGGCATGGTGCCAAGCGGTCTTGAGGAAGACTGTGTTTGGGATCCAAAACGAATCACAATCATTGATGTCATTCCATCATGCCTGTTATACAGCAAAGAACCACAGAAAGATCGTGTCTACAGGATGTTTCATGGCACATCTAGGGAGGCTGCAGCAAGAATTAAAAGAGAAGGTTTTCGTCAGTCTGCTGATGGCATGCTTGGGCGTGGTGTCTACCTGAGTCGAGATCTAGAGAAGGCCTCCAAATACCCTCTGGATCTACCTCCGCATCAGAAAGTGGTTCTGAGAGTCAAGGTTAATGTTGGGAAAGTAATAGCGATTAACTATCAAGGTCATCCATTGCAGAAGACCTGGCACGATCATGGATATGACACTGCCTGGTGCCCTCCAAACTGTGGCATGGTGAAGAGTAATCGTGAAGAAGATTGTGTTTGGGATCCAAAACGAATCACTGTCATTGATGTAATGA AAGTTACAa AAGATGATTTGGGTCCAAGTGCTGCACCATGCCTTCAAAGCCTCACTGAACCATCTGAAGATGGAGTCTACACAATGTATCATGGCACATCTAGAGAAGCTGCAGCAGGTATCCTAAGAGAGGGCTTTCGTCAGTCTTCAAAAGGCATGCTCGGGCCTGGTGTCTATCTCAGTCGAGATCTTAAAAAGGCTTCCAGATACCCTTTAGGTAAAGACATACCCGCCCATGAAAAAGTGATTATAAGAGTCAGGGTTAGAGTTGGTAAAGTCAAAAGGATCGACTCTCAGACGCACCCAATGCGAACAACCTGGCATAAAAATGGGTATGATACTGCCTGGTGCCCTCCAAACTGTGGCATGGTGCCAAGTGGTCTTGAGGAAGACTGTGTTTGGGATCCAAAAAGAATCACAGTCATTGATGCAATCTACCCAAAATAA